The following proteins are encoded in a genomic region of Cryptomeria japonica chromosome 11, Sugi_1.0, whole genome shotgun sequence:
- the LOC131069485 gene encoding protein OBERON 4 isoform X2, producing the protein MQFLKGEGEGEGEGQSRSSSSSMSSWHPRADGDGDGDGHHFNINININIDDNGNDTAEAETKAGCTDFSHVGDDSGKSCDQMLCFHGVKQGIPISRNGEQVREEMNGGFPKEWRNVSQTEVGVFSMKKRNNCEAFGDDSNNYDLGSQLKTSRELDGRNVIEKLEFVPDRFNTLKSGHIVDLFEETEMVKRDSLRSGPSSERKEIDLELADGDCPETAKEMGSEELTLSYMCDKSKSSFKANSQAALRGSFIGPELKDKGKQSALSMSNGTEPADYSGRWLERDFLHLRTSWEEQRSCRIEKGLSSRHLPRGEQAPQLELCAEEQRQKKPKTECFQLSLGLPDVSMTLASPDLNVPPALPTQTRSIQSLGHTNHTRTSSLGHTNHTRTSSDGFTTSLEYSQSHTFVHNPSCSLTQNSLENYEYSVGSHPVSQGNDQISYGNWQTPNVSEQVSHRNHESIGQAQERSKSGRDISLYQKVFLQNGNTQGQQASQGSFGGNDRDRNFVGNERIGADSHSQGSYQKAVRQQARTLDGGPGENDSNERQFSFPREIPEQSRRDAWSSPSRSVSSQETRSTQQKRIEKGMPKPEANRDILFPKNKQVTDGEQPAMRDILTADRIIREIVLEPINIMAQKLQELPDNILDDAREYLQDLIGNNEKREHFANFQKILQRRSDLTSDMLIKSHRFQLEILVTLKTGIKTFLRCNHIPISELVDVFLDFRCRNLACKSQLPVDDCECKVCSQRSGFCSSCMCLICSEFDCAFNTCSWVGCDMCLHWCHTDCGIRKSYIKPSPSLKGAPGTTEMQFHCIACDHYSEMFGFVKDVFKRFAKEWVGETLVKELDFVRRIFQESEDPRGKQLQSKAEEMLVKLQSKNYGSSENVIPNSLKRLMLLQRILFYQMKEKVHTINLLLQFEKPYIT; encoded by the coding sequence ATGCAGTTTCTTAAAGGCGAGGGCGAGGGCGAGGGCGAGGGGCAGAGCCGCAGCAGCTCTAGTAGCATGTCAAGTTGGCATCCTCGCgcagatggagatggagatggagacggACATCActtcaatatcaatatcaatatcaatatcgaTGACAATGGCAATGACACGGCAGAGGCAGAGACAAAAGCAGGATGCACTGATTTCTCCCATGTTGGAGACGATTCGGGTAAGTCCTGTGAtcaaatgctttgttttcatgggGTAAAGCAGGGAATTCCCATTAGTAGGAACGGGGAACAGGTGAGAGAAGAAATGAATGGGGGTTTTCCCAAGGAGTGGAGGAATGTCAGCCAAACGGAGGTGGGCGTTTTCTCAATGAAAAAGAGGAACAACTGTGAGGCATTTGGGGATGACTCGAACAATTATGACTTGGGTTCCCAATTAAAAACTAGTAGAGAATTAGATGGTAGAAACGTGATAGAGAAATTGGAGTTCGTTCCCGATAGGTTTAACACTTTGAAATCGGGTCATATTGTTGATCTGTTTGAAGAAACGGAAATGGTGAAAAGAGATAGCTTGAGAAGTGGGCCAAGTTCAGAGAGGAAGGAAATCGATCTAGAGTTGGCGGACGGTGATTGTCCGGAAACTGCGAAGGAGATGGGGAGCGAAGAGTTGACATTGAGTTATATGTGCGATAAGTCAAAATCCTCATTCAAGGCAAATTCACAAGCTGCACTCAGAGGTAGTTTTATTGGGCCCGAGCTCAAAGATAAAGGCAAACAATCGGCTCTTTCTATGTCCAACGGTACAGAGCCTGCAGACTACAGTGGCAGGTGGCTTGAAAGGGACTTTTTACATTTGAGGACAAGTTGGGAAGAACAGAGGTCTTGTAGAATAGAAAAGGGGTTAAGCAGCAGGCATCTTCCTAGAGGAGAGCAGGCTCCCCAACTGGAATTGTGTgcagaagaacaaagacaaaagaAGCCTAAAACCGAGTGCTTTCAACTTTCTTTGGGCTTGCCAGACGTCTCAATGACTTTAGCATCACCAGACCTAAATGTGCCTCCTGCTCTACCTACTCAGACAAGAAGTATCCAATCACTGGGTCATACAAACCACACAAGGACAAGTTCATTGGGTCATACAAACCATACAAGGACAAGCTCAGATGGATTTACTACGTCTCTTGAATATTCACAGTCACATACTTTTGTTCATAATCCCAGCTGCTCTCTCACACAAAACTCTTTGGAAAATTATGAATACTCTGTTGGTAGTCACCCAGTATCTCAAGGGAATGATCAGATATCTTATGGAAATTGGCAAACCCCAAATGTAAGTGAGCAGGTTTCTCATAGGAACCATGAATCAATAGGCCAGGCACAAGAGAGGTCAAAATCTGGAAGGGACATTTCATTGTATCAGAAAGTTTTTTTGCAGAATGGAAACACGCAAGGCCAGCAAGCCTCTCAAGGTTCTTTTGGTGGGAATGACAGGGATAGGAACTTTGTTGGAAATGAAAGGATTGGGGCCGATTCTCATTCTCAGGGCAGTTATCAAAAGGCAGTACGGCAGCAAGCAAGGACCTTGGATGGGGGTCCGGGTGAAAATGATAGCAACGAAAGGCAGTTTAGTTTCCCCAGAGAAATACCTGAACAATCTAGACGAGATGCTTGGTCTTCACCATCACGGAGTGTGAGTTCCCAAGAGACAAGGTCTACACAGCAAAAGCGAATTGAGAAAGGCATGCCAAAACCAGAAGCAAACAGAGATATTTTATTTCCAAAGAACAAGCAAGTAACAGATGGAGAACAACCTGCGATGAGAGACATTTTAACAGCTGATAGGATTATTCGTGAGATTGTTTTAGAACCAATTAATATTATGGCTCAAAAACTTCAAGAACTGCCAGACAACATCCTTGATGATGCGAGGGAGTATTTACAAGATCTCATTGGGAATAATGAAAAGAGAGAGCATTTTGCTAATTTTCAGAAAATCCTTCAGAGAAGAAGCGACTTAACTTCAGATATGCTAATAAAATCTCACAGGTTTCAGTTGGAGATCTTAGTTACCCTGAAAACAGGAATTAAAACATTTTTAAGGTGTAATCATATTCCAATCTCTGAGCTAGTTGATGTCTTCCTAGATTTCAGGTGCAGAAACTTGGCCTGTAAGAGTCAATTGCCAGTGGATGACTGTGAATGTAAAGTCTGTTCTCAGAGGAGTGGGTTTTGCAGCTCATGCATGTGTCTTATTTGCTCGGAGTTTGATTGTGCATTCAATACATGTAGCTGGGTTGGCTGTGATATGTGTTTACATTGGTGTCATACTGATTGTGGTATTCGTAAATCATATATCAAACCTAGTCCCAGCTTAAAAGGAGCACCTGGGACCACTGAGATGCAGTTTCACTGCATTGCTTGTGATCATTATTCTGAGATGTTTGGGTTTGTGAAGGACGTTTTTAAGAGGTTTGCCAAGGAATGGGTAGGTGAGACTCTTGTAAAAGAGCTTGATTTTGTAAGGAGGATATTCCAAGAAAGTGAGGACCCAAGAGGAAAACAATTGCAAAGCAAGGCTGAGGAGATGCTGGTTAAACTTCAAAGTAAAAATTATGGTTCTTCAGAG
- the LOC131069485 gene encoding protein OBERON 4 isoform X3, whose amino-acid sequence MQFLKGEGEGEGEGQSRSSSSSMSSWHPRADGDGDGDGHHFNINININIDDNGNDTAEAETKAGCTDFSHVGDDSGKSCDQMLCFHGVKQGIPISRNGEQVREEMNGGFPKEWRNVSQTEVGVFSMKKRNNCEAFGDDSNNYDLGSQLKTSRELDGRNVIEKLEFVPDRFNTLKSGHIVDLFEETEMVKRDSLRSGPSSERKEIDLELADGDCPETAKEMGSEELTLSYMCDKSKSSFKANSQAALRGSFIGPELKDKGKQSALSMSNGTEPADYSGRWLERDFLHLRTSWEEQRSCRIEKGLSSRHLPRGEQAPQLELCAEEQRQKKPKTECFQLSLGLPDVSMTLASPDLNVPPALPTQTRSIQSLGHTNHTRTSSLGHTNHTRTSSDGFTTSLEYSQSHTFVHNPSCSLTQNSLENYEYSVGSHPVSQGNDQISYGNWQTPNVSEQVSHRNHESIGQAQERSKSGRDISLYQKVFLQNGNTQGQQASQGSFGGNDRDRNFVGNERIGADSHSQGSYQKAVRQQARTLDGGPGENDSNERQFSFPREIPEQSRRDAWSSPSRSVSSQETRSTQQKRIEKGMPKPEANRDILFPKNKQVTDGEQPAMRDILTADRIIREIVLEPINIMAQKLQELPDNILDDAREYLQDLIGNNEKREHFANFQKILQRRSDLTSDMLIKSHRFQLEILVTLKTGIKTFLRCNHIPISELVDVFLDFRCRNLACKSQLPVDDCECKVCSQRSGFCSSCMCLICSEFDCAFNTCSWVGCDMCLHWCHTDCGIRKSYIKPSPSLKGAPGTTEMQFHCIACDHYSEMFGFVKDVFKRFAKEWVGETLVKELDFVRRIFQESEDPRGKQLQSKAEEMLVKLQSKNYGSSEVCNFLLSFFTGLKSEIS is encoded by the exons ATGCAGTTTCTTAAAGGCGAGGGCGAGGGCGAGGGCGAGGGGCAGAGCCGCAGCAGCTCTAGTAGCATGTCAAGTTGGCATCCTCGCgcagatggagatggagatggagacggACATCActtcaatatcaatatcaatatcaatatcgaTGACAATGGCAATGACACGGCAGAGGCAGAGACAAAAGCAGGATGCACTGATTTCTCCCATGTTGGAGACGATTCGGGTAAGTCCTGTGAtcaaatgctttgttttcatgggGTAAAGCAGGGAATTCCCATTAGTAGGAACGGGGAACAGGTGAGAGAAGAAATGAATGGGGGTTTTCCCAAGGAGTGGAGGAATGTCAGCCAAACGGAGGTGGGCGTTTTCTCAATGAAAAAGAGGAACAACTGTGAGGCATTTGGGGATGACTCGAACAATTATGACTTGGGTTCCCAATTAAAAACTAGTAGAGAATTAGATGGTAGAAACGTGATAGAGAAATTGGAGTTCGTTCCCGATAGGTTTAACACTTTGAAATCGGGTCATATTGTTGATCTGTTTGAAGAAACGGAAATGGTGAAAAGAGATAGCTTGAGAAGTGGGCCAAGTTCAGAGAGGAAGGAAATCGATCTAGAGTTGGCGGACGGTGATTGTCCGGAAACTGCGAAGGAGATGGGGAGCGAAGAGTTGACATTGAGTTATATGTGCGATAAGTCAAAATCCTCATTCAAGGCAAATTCACAAGCTGCACTCAGAGGTAGTTTTATTGGGCCCGAGCTCAAAGATAAAGGCAAACAATCGGCTCTTTCTATGTCCAACGGTACAGAGCCTGCAGACTACAGTGGCAGGTGGCTTGAAAGGGACTTTTTACATTTGAGGACAAGTTGGGAAGAACAGAGGTCTTGTAGAATAGAAAAGGGGTTAAGCAGCAGGCATCTTCCTAGAGGAGAGCAGGCTCCCCAACTGGAATTGTGTgcagaagaacaaagacaaaagaAGCCTAAAACCGAGTGCTTTCAACTTTCTTTGGGCTTGCCAGACGTCTCAATGACTTTAGCATCACCAGACCTAAATGTGCCTCCTGCTCTACCTACTCAGACAAGAAGTATCCAATCACTGGGTCATACAAACCACACAAGGACAAGTTCATTGGGTCATACAAACCATACAAGGACAAGCTCAGATGGATTTACTACGTCTCTTGAATATTCACAGTCACATACTTTTGTTCATAATCCCAGCTGCTCTCTCACACAAAACTCTTTGGAAAATTATGAATACTCTGTTGGTAGTCACCCAGTATCTCAAGGGAATGATCAGATATCTTATGGAAATTGGCAAACCCCAAATGTAAGTGAGCAGGTTTCTCATAGGAACCATGAATCAATAGGCCAGGCACAAGAGAGGTCAAAATCTGGAAGGGACATTTCATTGTATCAGAAAGTTTTTTTGCAGAATGGAAACACGCAAGGCCAGCAAGCCTCTCAAGGTTCTTTTGGTGGGAATGACAGGGATAGGAACTTTGTTGGAAATGAAAGGATTGGGGCCGATTCTCATTCTCAGGGCAGTTATCAAAAGGCAGTACGGCAGCAAGCAAGGACCTTGGATGGGGGTCCGGGTGAAAATGATAGCAACGAAAGGCAGTTTAGTTTCCCCAGAGAAATACCTGAACAATCTAGACGAGATGCTTGGTCTTCACCATCACGGAGTGTGAGTTCCCAAGAGACAAGGTCTACACAGCAAAAGCGAATTGAGAAAGGCATGCCAAAACCAGAAGCAAACAGAGATATTTTATTTCCAAAGAACAAGCAAGTAACAGATGGAGAACAACCTGCGATGAGAGACATTTTAACAGCTGATAGGATTATTCGTGAGATTGTTTTAGAACCAATTAATATTATGGCTCAAAAACTTCAAGAACTGCCAGACAACATCCTTGATGATGCGAGGGAGTATTTACAAGATCTCATTGGGAATAATGAAAAGAGAGAGCATTTTGCTAATTTTCAGAAAATCCTTCAGAGAAGAAGCGACTTAACTTCAGATATGCTAATAAAATCTCACAGGTTTCAGTTGGAGATCTTAGTTACCCTGAAAACAGGAATTAAAACATTTTTAAGGTGTAATCATATTCCAATCTCTGAGCTAGTTGATGTCTTCCTAGATTTCAGGTGCAGAAACTTGGCCTGTAAGAGTCAATTGCCAGTGGATGACTGTGAATGTAAAGTCTGTTCTCAGAGGAGTGGGTTTTGCAGCTCATGCATGTGTCTTATTTGCTCGGAGTTTGATTGTGCATTCAATACATGTAGCTGGGTTGGCTGTGATATGTGTTTACATTGGTGTCATACTGATTGTGGTATTCGTAAATCATATATCAAACCTAGTCCCAGCTTAAAAGGAGCACCTGGGACCACTGAGATGCAGTTTCACTGCATTGCTTGTGATCATTATTCTGAGATGTTTGGGTTTGTGAAGGACGTTTTTAAGAGGTTTGCCAAGGAATGGGTAGGTGAGACTCTTGTAAAAGAGCTTGATTTTGTAAGGAGGATATTCCAAGAAAGTGAGGACCCAAGAGGAAAACAATTGCAAAGCAAGGCTGAGGAGATGCTGGTTAAACTTCAAAGTAAAAATTATGGTTCTTCAGAGGTCTgtaattttcttttgtcattttttaCTG gaCTGAAGTCAGAAATTTCTTAA